The Terriglobus tenax genome contains a region encoding:
- a CDS encoding APC family permease — protein sequence MSILDKVVGSALATEEEHGQTISAKTGVAVFGLDALSSAAYGPEAALTLLIPLGLSGSSYLIPITAVVILLLTIVFFSYRQTIDAYPGGGGSYTVAGANLGATSGLLAGAALMIDYILNVAVGIAAGVGAIVSAFPALQAHTVALCLGILFLLAFLNLRGVKDTGVAFILPTYWFVFALTALIAAGAWKILASHGHPSPVVALPVPPAAALALPGIWLLLKAFASGCTAMTGVEAVSNGVTAFRRPASTQAKKSLSIIIGILVALLAGLAWLVHAYGVTATDPGAPGYQSVLSLLLSAVAGRGLFYYFTMCSITLVLCLSANTSYADFPRLCRVMALDRFLPSVFGVRGRRLVYTHGIVALTVFAGALLTAFGGITDKLIPLFAVGAFLAFTLSQAGMVVHWWRRGKFGMASVNAIGAVATGTTVLIVLVAKFTDGAWITLLLIPTLYVGMVAIRRHYHHVAKSITTHAPLTVRSTEEPIVILPVDRWSRVSRKALSFAMRLSSDVRAVHVGGTGSHCMLENQWKEMVEEPARKAGVPAPTLTNVHSPYRFVVHPILKFVFEVERQNPDSLIAVVVPELVERRWYHHILHNQRSAILKALLFLRGTKRMMVINVPWYVEKSDQEDLLTESRMSRPPAGAQRRGVLVAPAD from the coding sequence ATGTCGATTCTCGATAAGGTTGTAGGTTCGGCCCTGGCGACCGAAGAAGAACACGGGCAAACCATCTCAGCAAAAACAGGGGTAGCGGTCTTCGGGCTGGATGCCCTGAGTTCCGCCGCCTATGGTCCGGAGGCAGCGTTGACGCTGCTGATTCCGCTGGGGCTTTCCGGAAGCTCGTATTTGATTCCCATTACCGCAGTGGTCATTCTGCTGCTCACCATCGTGTTCTTCTCTTACAGGCAGACCATTGATGCGTACCCTGGCGGTGGCGGCTCCTACACGGTTGCCGGGGCGAATCTTGGTGCGACCTCCGGCCTGCTCGCCGGTGCTGCGTTGATGATTGACTACATTCTCAATGTGGCCGTGGGTATTGCCGCGGGTGTTGGCGCGATCGTCTCCGCGTTTCCTGCGTTACAGGCGCATACGGTTGCGCTGTGCCTTGGCATCCTTTTCCTGCTGGCCTTTCTGAACTTGCGCGGCGTCAAGGATACGGGCGTTGCTTTTATTCTTCCTACCTACTGGTTCGTCTTCGCCCTGACAGCGCTGATTGCCGCCGGAGCGTGGAAGATCCTTGCTTCGCACGGACACCCCTCGCCTGTGGTGGCTCTTCCTGTACCCCCGGCTGCTGCGCTGGCACTGCCGGGAATCTGGCTGCTGCTCAAAGCCTTTGCCAGCGGCTGTACGGCGATGACGGGGGTTGAGGCTGTCAGCAACGGTGTCACGGCTTTCCGCCGCCCGGCTTCCACCCAGGCCAAAAAGTCGCTGAGCATCATCATCGGCATCCTGGTGGCGCTGCTTGCGGGGCTGGCGTGGCTTGTTCATGCGTATGGCGTGACTGCGACCGACCCTGGAGCTCCGGGGTACCAGAGCGTGCTTTCGCTGTTGCTGAGCGCTGTTGCGGGGCGCGGATTGTTTTACTACTTCACGATGTGCAGCATCACGCTGGTGCTCTGCCTGTCGGCCAATACCTCCTACGCTGACTTTCCTCGCCTGTGCCGCGTGATGGCGCTGGACCGGTTTCTGCCCTCTGTCTTTGGCGTGCGCGGCCGCCGCCTGGTTTACACGCACGGCATTGTCGCTCTCACGGTTTTTGCCGGAGCTCTGCTGACGGCATTCGGCGGCATTACCGACAAGCTGATTCCGCTTTTCGCCGTGGGAGCCTTCCTGGCTTTTACGCTTTCGCAGGCGGGGATGGTGGTGCACTGGTGGAGGCGCGGCAAGTTTGGCATGGCGAGCGTGAACGCTATTGGAGCCGTCGCTACGGGAACGACCGTTCTGATTGTGCTGGTGGCCAAGTTTACCGATGGTGCATGGATCACGCTGCTGCTGATCCCCACGCTTTACGTAGGGATGGTCGCTATCCGCAGGCACTATCACCATGTTGCGAAGAGCATCACCACGCATGCACCGCTGACGGTGCGTTCTACGGAAGAGCCGATTGTGATTCTTCCGGTCGATCGCTGGAGCCGTGTTTCGCGCAAGGCGCTTTCGTTCGCCATGCGGTTATCTTCCGATGTGCGCGCCGTCCATGTGGGAGGCACGGGAAGCCACTGCATGCTGGAAAACCAGTGGAAGGAGATGGTGGAAGAGCCTGCGCGGAAGGCCGGTGTACCTGCACCGACGCTGACCAACGTGCATTCTCCCTATCGCTTTGTTGTCCACCCTATCCTGAAGTTCGTTTTCGAGGTGGAGCGGCAGAACCCGGACAGCCTGATTGCCGTTGTTGTTCCGGAGCTGGTGGAACGCCGGTGGTATCACCACATCCTGCACAACCAGCGTTCGGCCATCCTTAAGGCGCTGCTTTTTCTGCGGGGCACCAAGCGCATGATGGTCATCAACGTGCCGTGGTACGTGGAAAAGAGCGACCAGGAAGACCTGCTCACGGAAAGCAGAATGTCGCGTCCCCCGGCCGGTGCACAGCGGCGTGGCGTGCTGGTTGCCCCGGCAGACTAG